The region AGACGTAGGTGTAGAGCGCGTAGTGGCCGAGCATGACCACGGTCGTCGACAGGATCGCGAGCGCGACGCCGCGCACGCTCTTGCCCGGCTCGGGGTCAGGCAGCGCGATCGAGCCGGTCGAGGTCGTGGCGCGGTCGCGCAAGTGGTCGACGGGCGGCAGCAGCCGCCACACCGCGAGCGCGACCGCGAGGCACACGCCGCCGAAGAGCGCGAACGACCAGCGCCAGCCGATGAGCTGTCCGAGCAGCGTCGCGAGCGGCAGCCCGAGCACGTACGCGAACGAGCCGCCCGCCGACGTGATCGCGACGGCGCGCGCGAGCTGGTGCGGCTTGACGAGGTAGGCGGCGTAGGCGCCGACGACGGTCCAGAAGATGCCGTGCACGATGCCGCCGATGACGCGGAACGCGACCGACCACGCGTAGTCGGGCGCGAGCGCCGAGCCGAAGCAGCTGAGCCCGAAGACCACGAGCACGGTGGTGACGAGCAGGTGGCGGGGGATGCGTCGGGTCAGGCGGATGAGCGTGGTCGAGGATGCGACGACGGTGAAGGCGAAGATCGTCACGAGCAGGCCGATCGCGCCCTCGCTCACGCCGAGCTCGCGACTCATGGGCAGCAGCAGGCCCATCGGCAGCATCTCGACCGAGATGTTCGTGAAGACGGCGAGCGCGAGCACCGCGAGCGCGGCGGTCGGGAAGCGGTCCGGGGCCTTCCCCGCCGCGGTCGTCGACTGCTCGCTCACGACGGGCAAGCCTATGCCGCCGATAGCATCGGCCCGTGCTGACCGCCGACGACGTCATCTCCGCCCGCTTCGCGACCACCCGGTTCGGGCCCGGCTACGACATGGACGACGTCGACGACTTCCTCGACCGCGTCGCGACGACGCTGCGCGCCTACGCCGAGGGCGACGGCGACGGGATCGACGTGCTCGCCGCGGACGTCTCGGCCCAGCGGTTCCCGACCACGACGCTCCGGGAGGGCTACGCGCAACTGGAGGTCGACGACTTCCTCGACCGCGCTGAGACGGCGCTCCGCGCGCTCGAGGCCGCGGCGCTCCGGGGCCCCGCAGGCGCGTAGGCGCGCCTACGCTTGCCCGGTGCTGACCACCGAGGCGATCACCGCCGTGCCCCTGCACTCCGCGAGCGCGTGGCAGCCGGGCTACCCGGCTCCCGCGGTCGACGCGTGGCGCGCGCACGTGCTCGCCTTCGCCGCCGCGCCCGAGTCGGCAGCCGGCGAGGCCGCGCTCGCGGCGGTGATCGCGGGCGCCGTCTCGCTGCCCGGCACGATCGCGCTGAGCGGCGCGCGCTACCGCACCGCCGACGTCGACGCGCTGCTCGACCTCATCGCCGACGCGCTGCCCGAGCCGGAGTGGCCGGAGGGGTCGCGGCCCGAGTGAGTCGCCGCGGCTCGTAGGATCGAGCGGATGAGCGCCAACCACTGGATCCTGTCGATCGTCTGCGACGACCGCCCCGGCATCGTCCACGCCATCACCGGCGCGATCGTCGCGTGCGGCGGCAACATCACCGAGTCGCAGCAGTTCTCCTCCGCCGACACCGACCGCTTCTTCATGCGCCTGCAGGTCGAGGCAGAGGCAGAGCGCAGCGACTTCGAGGTGCAGCTCGCACCCGTCGTCGAGCGCTACGGCATGCAGTGGCAGCTCGACGACGTCGCCCGGCCGCTCAAGACGCTCGTGCTCGTCTCGAAGGCGGCCCACTGCCTCAACGACATGCTCTTCCGCCAGCGGGCCGGCCAGCTCTCGGTCGACATCCCGCTCGTGATGTCGAACCACCCCGACCTCGCGGGCCTCGCCGCGTTCTACGGCGTGCCGTTCGAGCACGCGCCGGTCGTCGACCCCGACTCGAAGGCGGCGTTCGAGCAGCGGGTGCTCGAGGTCGTCGAGCGGGAGGGCGTCGAGCTCGTCGTGCTCGCCCGCTACATGCAGATCCTCTCCCCCGAGCTCTGCGCCGCGCTCGAGGGCCGGCTCATCAACATCCACCACTCCTTCCTGCCCGGCTTCAAGGGCGCGAACCCCTACCGGCAGGCGCACGCGCGCGGCGTGAAGCTCATCGGCGCGACCGCGCACTTCGTCACGAGCGACCTCGACGAGGGCCCGATCATCGAGCAGAACGTCGAGCGCGTCGACCACACGCAGAGCCCTGCGCAGCTCGTCGCGATCGGTCAGGACGTCGAGTCGCGCACCCTCTCGCGCGCCGTGCAGTGGTTCGCCGAGGACCGCGTGCTGCTCGACGGGCAGCGCACGATCATCTTCCGCTGACGGCGAGGGCGATCCGTCACCGCGAGTTCACCCGCCGTGCGTGCGCATGTCGCCGGGTGCGGCTAGGTTCAGGAGCACCCTGCACCCCAACGGAGTGGATCTATGCGCGCACGCACGATGCTCGGCACTGGAACAGTCGCCGCGCTGGCCCTCACGGGCCTGGTCGCTTCCCCGGCAGTCGCCGCGGAGCACCCTGTCATCAACGAGTTCTCGGCCGACGTGAACGGGACCGACACGGACGCCGAGTTCGTCGAGGTCCACGCGGCACCGGGCAGCGACCTGAGCGGTCACACGATCGTGATCGTCGAGGGCGACTCGAACAGCAACCAGGGCAAGGTCATCCGGGCGGATGCCGCGCCCGCGGTCGACGCGAGCGGCTTCGGCGTGCTGCGCTACGCGACCAACGGCATCCAGAACGGCTCCGCCTCGATCCTGCTCGTGCAGGGCACCGCGACCGGCGGCCAGGTCGTCGACGCCGACAAGGACGGCGTGATCGACGAGGGCGTCGGCTTCACCGTCGTCGACGCGGTCGGCGTCCGCGACGCCGACGCGGGCGACCTCGCATGGGGCACGATCCTCGACCAGGGCTTCGACGGCGGCTCCGCCACGGTCGGCGGCGCGAGCCGCGTGCCCGACGGCACCGACACCGACCGCGCGAGCGACTGGGTGCGCAACGCCTTCAACGGCGCCGGCATCGCGGGCTTCGAGGGCACGACCCCCGAGCCCGGCCAGGCGTGGAACACCCCCGGCGTCGCCAACCGCGTCGTCGAGGTGCAGGAGCCGCCGGCCGACATCACGTGCGAGTCGGATGCGGTGACGATCGGCTCCGTGCAGGGCGCGGGCGACACGACGCCCGTCGCAGGCTCCGTCGTGACCGTGCGCGGCACGGTCGTCGGCGACTGGCAGGAGGGCGGCTTCAACGGCTTCCACCTGCAGGACGCCGGTGACGGCGACGCCGCCACGAGCGACGCGGTCTTCGTCTACGCCCCCGGCGCCGACGACGTCGCGGAGGGCGACCTCCTGACCGTCACCGGCACGGCCGGCGAGTTCCAGGGCCAGACGCAGCTGACGAACCCGTCGATCCTCGACTGCGGCGCCGGCACGGTGCCGGCGGCCGTCGCGCTCGAGCTGCCGATCGCCGACGAGGAGCGCTTCGAGGGCATGCTCGTGACGCTCCCGCAGGAGCTCTCGATCCTCGAGTACTTCAACTTCGGCCGCTACGGCGAGGTCGTGCTCGGCACCGACCGCCAGATGCAGCCAACCGCGGTCGCGGCGCCCGGCTCCGCCGAGGCCGCCGCCGTGCGCGCCGCGAACGCCGAGCAGCGCATCACCGTCGACGACGGCCGCTCGGTCCAGAACGCCGACCCGGCGATCCACCCCGGCAACCTCGCCGAGTTCACGCTCGAGAACGACTTCCGCGGCGGCGACACGATCACGGGCCTCACGGGCGTGCTCGAGTTCCGCAACTCGACGTGGAAGCTGCAGCCGACCGACCCCGGCACCTACACCGCGGTGAACGAGCGCCCGGCAGCGCCCGAGATCGAGGGCGCCTCGCTCGAGGTCGCCTCGTTCAACGTGCTCAACTACTTCACGACGCTGAACGACCGCGGCGCGGTCACGGCCGAGGAGTTCGAGCGCCAGGAGGCGAAGATCGTCGCGGCGATCGACGAGCTCGACTCCGCGATCGTCGGCCTGCTCGAGATCGAGAACAACGACGGCGCCGCGCTCGACACGCTCGTCGCGGCCCTCAACGAGGTCGCCGGCACGCAGCGCTGGGCGGGCATCGACACCGGCACGCTCGGCACCGACGCGATCACGACGGCCCTCATCTACCAGCCCGCGCTCGTCGAGCCGGCCGGCGCCTTCGCAGCGCTCGACGAGACGGTCGACGCGCGCTTCGACACGGCCTACAACCGGCCCGCGCTCGCGCAGTCGTTCCGCGACCTCGAGACCGACCGCATCCTCACCGTCGCGGTCAACCACTTGAAGTCGAAGGGCTCGGCGTGCCCGGGCGACTCGGGCTCGCCCGAGCAGGGCAACTGCAACGGCGTGCGCACCGCAGCCGCCGCGGCACTCGCCGACTGGCTCGAGGGCGACCCGACCGGTCAGGACGCCGAGGGC is a window of Agrococcus sp. Marseille-Q4369 DNA encoding:
- a CDS encoding MFS transporter, producing the protein MSEQSTTAAGKAPDRFPTAALAVLALAVFTNISVEMLPMGLLLPMSRELGVSEGAIGLLVTIFAFTVVASSTTLIRLTRRIPRHLLVTTVLVVFGLSCFGSALAPDYAWSVAFRVIGGIVHGIFWTVVGAYAAYLVKPHQLARAVAITSAGGSFAYVLGLPLATLLGQLIGWRWSFALFGGVCLAVALAVWRLLPPVDHLRDRATTSTGSIALPDPEPGKSVRGVALAILSTTVVMLGHYALYTYVSPFLVHHAGLPESWLSGALFGYGLVGIAAVLAIALWLGKRPTAATLAMLVAGIAAMLALGLSQHVVLTVTAVLLWAFSLGALPALLQTRQLQATPERMLQQATAWYTTGFNVGIGAGALLGAFVLDSIGVGALPWALLAGLTIALVLVSSDVALHRRDLARVR
- the purU gene encoding formyltetrahydrofolate deformylase, translating into MSANHWILSIVCDDRPGIVHAITGAIVACGGNITESQQFSSADTDRFFMRLQVEAEAERSDFEVQLAPVVERYGMQWQLDDVARPLKTLVLVSKAAHCLNDMLFRQRAGQLSVDIPLVMSNHPDLAGLAAFYGVPFEHAPVVDPDSKAAFEQRVLEVVEREGVELVVLARYMQILSPELCAALEGRLINIHHSFLPGFKGANPYRQAHARGVKLIGATAHFVTSDLDEGPIIEQNVERVDHTQSPAQLVAIGQDVESRTLSRAVQWFAEDRVLLDGQRTIIFR
- a CDS encoding DivIVA domain-containing protein, giving the protein MLTADDVISARFATTRFGPGYDMDDVDDFLDRVATTLRAYAEGDGDGIDVLAADVSAQRFPTTTLREGYAQLEVDDFLDRAETALRALEAAALRGPAGA
- a CDS encoding ExeM/NucH family extracellular endonuclease, yielding MRARTMLGTGTVAALALTGLVASPAVAAEHPVINEFSADVNGTDTDAEFVEVHAAPGSDLSGHTIVIVEGDSNSNQGKVIRADAAPAVDASGFGVLRYATNGIQNGSASILLVQGTATGGQVVDADKDGVIDEGVGFTVVDAVGVRDADAGDLAWGTILDQGFDGGSATVGGASRVPDGTDTDRASDWVRNAFNGAGIAGFEGTTPEPGQAWNTPGVANRVVEVQEPPADITCESDAVTIGSVQGAGDTTPVAGSVVTVRGTVVGDWQEGGFNGFHLQDAGDGDAATSDAVFVYAPGADDVAEGDLLTVTGTAGEFQGQTQLTNPSILDCGAGTVPAAVALELPIADEERFEGMLVTLPQELSILEYFNFGRYGEVVLGTDRQMQPTAVAAPGSAEAAAVRAANAEQRITVDDGRSVQNADPAIHPGNLAEFTLENDFRGGDTITGLTGVLEFRNSTWKLQPTDPGTYTAVNERPAAPEIEGASLEVASFNVLNYFTTLNDRGAVTAEEFERQEAKIVAAIDELDSAIVGLLEIENNDGAALDTLVAALNEVAGTQRWAGIDTGTLGTDAITTALIYQPALVEPAGAFAALDETVDARFDTAYNRPALAQSFRDLETDRILTVAVNHLKSKGSACPGDSGSPEQGNCNGVRTAAAAALADWLEGDPTGQDAEGSLIIGDLNAYDHEDPITTLEAADYTDLLEAFQGEEAYTYVFDGQLGYLDYGLADAGLMPFVAGAAAWHANADEVSLIDYTMAFKQPAQDALFAPDPYRASDHDAVVIGLAWEALPPVEATLVDYAGDDRYETNALVSADTFEPGTDVVLASGEIFADALAAGPAAARAGESLLLTPGGRLLEVTAEELERLQPERVTVLGGPSSVSSAVVRSVLEIVPGATVERIAGADRYETAALVAERYFGTAEHAFIASGQLFPDAVSASGTASAIGDVPVLLTPQATASPYTVAALESLEVASATLLGARASVSDAALVGYRAAAPVERFAGADRYATNAMLVERFIAGGDDQAIAMATGFNFPDALSASMVAGALDAPVLLAARSCVTLDVAERIAELEPTTVVNVGGLPSLSPEAWRTGC